The Xenopus tropicalis strain Nigerian chromosome 2, UCB_Xtro_10.0, whole genome shotgun sequence genome window below encodes:
- the vav1 gene encoding proto-oncogene vav isoform X1: MELWRHCARWLIQCRVLPPNHRVTLDTAQVCDLAQALRDGVLLCQLLNNLMPNAVNLSEINLRPQMSQFLCLKNIRTFLSTCSEKFKMRRADLFEAFDLFDVRDFGKVIDTLSILSWTSVAQNRGYEPFPTEELETDDDIYSGLSDQIDDTGEEDEDLYDCVDMEEEEGNEIYEDLMKLEEQPAAPTDGKMTSDDMRRCCLQELYQTEEKYTDTLESITQYFMKPLQMFLSQNETNSIFINIKELLALHQVFLSEMKSCALYKSQQNLYQVFLRNKEKFLIYGTYCSQVESATKHLEKTSMEHEGVRMKLEECSQRANNGRFSLRDLLMVPMQRVLKYHLLLQELVKHTVDPTEKDNLKLSLDAMRDLAQCVNEVKRDNETLKQITNFQLSIENLTDSLAQYGRPKTDGELKVTTMERKSKLDRYAFLLDRALLICKRKGDTFDLKEFIKLQNFQIRDDSSGDKDNKKWSHMFLLIDARGTLGYELYFKTRELKKKWMEQFEMALSNIYPDNALANGHDFQMFSFEDTATCKACQMLLRGLFFQGYRCCRCKAPAHKECLGRVPCCGKQDSGSSTIKKQKPGRGNNNKRNETGLTKMEACQEYVGIPPPPIAFGPPLRMEKGVIVELTKAEADQHWWEGRNTSSNEIGFFPCSHVKPYVCNPVPDLSVYTWYAGPMERRDAEVLLANRSDGTYLVRQRVKDAGEFAISIKFNQEVKHMKVTSQGGLWRLTEKKGFKGLTDLIVYYQQNSLKDCFKLLDTMLQNPFKEPEKKDNPKTEKRMKYFGSARARYDFCARDRTELSLKEGDVIRILSKKGQNGWWKGEVYGKVGWFPANYVEDDFSEYC; this comes from the exons TTTCTCTGCCTGAAAAATATCCGGACATTTTTATCCACTTGCAGTGAAAAGTTCAAGATGCGCAGAGCTGACCTCTTTGAGGCATTTGATCTATTTGACGTCAGAGATTTTGGAAAG GTTATTGACACACTGTCCATTCTGTCCTGGACTTCAGTTGCTCAGAATAGGGGCTATGA ACCATTTCCCACTGAGGAATTAGAGACAGATGATGATATCTACAGTGGCCTTTCTGATCAGATTGA TGATACAGGTGAGGAAGATGAGGATCTCTATGACTGTGTTGATATGGAGGAAGAGGAAGGAAATGAGATCTACGAAGATCTCATGAAGCTTGAGGAACAACCTGCAGCACCTACAGATGGG AAAATGACTTCAGATGACATGAGGAGATGCTGCCTTCAGGAATTATACCAGACAGAGGAAAAATATACAGACACACTGGAATCTATTACTCAG TATTTTATGAAGCCACTACAAATGTTTCTGAGTCAAAATGAAACGAACAGCATCTTCATCAACATTAAG GAGCTCTTGGCTCTTCACCAAGTCTTTCTATCAGAAATGAAGAGTTGCGCCTTGTATAAAAGCCAGCAGAATTTGTACCAAGTATTCCTGCGAAACAAAGAAAA GTTTCTTATTTATGGCACATACTGCAGTCAGGTGGAATCTGCTACTAAGCATCTAGAGAAGACTTCAATGGAGCATGAAGGAGTCAGGATGAAGCTAGAG GAGTGTTCCCAAAGAGCAAATAATGGCCGTTTTTCCTTGAGGGATTTGCTGATGGTACCAATGCAACGTGTACTAAAGTATCATCTCCTCCTGCAG GAGTTGGTGAAACACACAGTGGACCCAACTGAGAAAGACAATCTAAAACTGTCTTTAGATGCGATGAGG GACTTGGCTCAGTGTGTTAATGAAGTGAAGAGAGACAATGAGACACTGAAGCAAATAACAAATTTCCAGCTATCTATCGAGAATCTG ACTGATTCTCTTGCTCAATATGGGAGACCGAAAACTGACGGAGAACTTAAAGTCACCACTATGGAGAGAAAGTCTAAACTGGACAG ATATGCCTTTCTTTTGGACCGAGCACTGTTGATCTGTAAAAGAAAAGGAGATACGTTTGACCTGAAAGAATTTATAAAGCTTCAGAATTTCCAGATTCGGGATGATTCCTCTGGGGACAAAGATAATAAAAAG TGGTCACACATGTTCCTGTTGATTGACGCTCGTGGTACTCTTGGCTATGAACTTTATTTTAAGACCAGAGAACTGAAGAAAAAATGGATGGAACAGTTTGAAATGGCTCT TTCCAATATCTACCCAGACAATGCCCTTGCAAATGGACATGATTTCCAGATGTTTTCATTTGAAGATACAGCTACATGCAAAGCCTGCCAGATGTTACTGAG GGGTCTGTTCTTCCAGGGTTACAGATGTTGCCGCTGCAAAGCTCCAGCACACAAGGAATGTTTGGGTAGAGTACCTTGTTGCGGAAAGCAAG ATTCAGGGTCCTCTACAATTAAAAAG CAGAAGCCAGGCCGGGGAAACAACAACAAAAGGAATGAAACAG GTCTCACCAAAATGGAAGCATGTCAAGAATATGTGGGCATTCCACCACCCCCCATTGCCTTTGGCCCACCTCTGCGAATGGAAAAGGGGGTTATTGTAGAACTGACAAAAGCAGAAGCAGATCAGCATTGGTGGGAG GGCAGGAATACATCCAGCAATGAGATTGGTTTCTTCCCCTGCAGCCATGTTAAGCcttatgtgtgt AACCCAGTACCAGATCTGTCTGTGTATACCTG GTATGCAGGTCCTATGGAAAGAAGAGATGCTGAAGTCCTGCTTGCTAATCGATCTGATGGGACTTATCTGGTCAGACAAAgggtgaaggatgctggggaattCGCTATTAGCATCAA GTTTAACCAGGAAGTTAAACATATGAAGGTTACATCTCAGGGTGGGCTCTGGAGACTCACTGAGAAGAAAGGGTTCAAGGGTCTTACT GACCTTATTGTGTATTACCAACAAAATTCACTAAAAGACTGCTTTAAACTTCTTGACACAATGCTACAAAATCCATTTAAGGAACCAGAAAAGAAAGACAACCCTAAAACTG aaaaaagaatgaaatatttTGGGTCGGCTCGAGCGCGTTATGATTTCTGTGCAAGAGACAGAACAGAACTCTCTCTAAAGGAGGGAGACGTCATTAGGATCCTGAGCAAAAAAGGACAAAATGGCTGGTGGAAAGGAGAAGTGTATGGCAAG GTTGGTTGGTTTCCTGCAAACTATGTAGAGGATGATTTTTCTGAATATTGCTGA
- the vav1 gene encoding proto-oncogene vav isoform X2: MELWRHCARWLIQCRVLPPNHRVTLDTAQVCDLAQALRDGVLLCQLLNNLMPNAVNLSEINLRPQMSQFLCLKNIRTFLSTCSEKFKMRRADLFEAFDLFDVRDFGKVIDTLSILSWTSVAQNRGYEPFPTEELETDDDIYSGLSDQIDDTGEEDEDLYDCVDMEEEEGNEIYEDLMKLEEQPAAPTDGKMTSDDMRRCCLQELYQTEEKYTDTLESITQYFMKPLQMFLSQNETNSIFINIKELLALHQVFLSEMKSCALYKSQQNLYQVFLRNKEKFLIYGTYCSQVESATKHLEKTSMEHEGVRMKLEECSQRANNGRFSLRDLLMVPMQRVLKYHLLLQELVKHTVDPTEKDNLKLSLDAMRDLAQCVNEVKRDNETLKQITNFQLSIENLTDSLAQYGRPKTDGELKVTTMERKSKLDRYAFLLDRALLICKRKGDTFDLKEFIKLQNFQIRDDSSGDKDNKKWSHMFLLIDARGTLGYELYFKTRELKKKWMEQFEMALSNIYPDNALANGHDFQMFSFEDTATCKACQMLLRGLFFQGYRCCRCKAPAHKECLGRVPCCGKQDSGSSTIKKKPGRGNNNKRNETGLTKMEACQEYVGIPPPPIAFGPPLRMEKGVIVELTKAEADQHWWEGRNTSSNEIGFFPCSHVKPYVCNPVPDLSVYTWYAGPMERRDAEVLLANRSDGTYLVRQRVKDAGEFAISIKFNQEVKHMKVTSQGGLWRLTEKKGFKGLTDLIVYYQQNSLKDCFKLLDTMLQNPFKEPEKKDNPKTEKRMKYFGSARARYDFCARDRTELSLKEGDVIRILSKKGQNGWWKGEVYGKVGWFPANYVEDDFSEYC, translated from the exons TTTCTCTGCCTGAAAAATATCCGGACATTTTTATCCACTTGCAGTGAAAAGTTCAAGATGCGCAGAGCTGACCTCTTTGAGGCATTTGATCTATTTGACGTCAGAGATTTTGGAAAG GTTATTGACACACTGTCCATTCTGTCCTGGACTTCAGTTGCTCAGAATAGGGGCTATGA ACCATTTCCCACTGAGGAATTAGAGACAGATGATGATATCTACAGTGGCCTTTCTGATCAGATTGA TGATACAGGTGAGGAAGATGAGGATCTCTATGACTGTGTTGATATGGAGGAAGAGGAAGGAAATGAGATCTACGAAGATCTCATGAAGCTTGAGGAACAACCTGCAGCACCTACAGATGGG AAAATGACTTCAGATGACATGAGGAGATGCTGCCTTCAGGAATTATACCAGACAGAGGAAAAATATACAGACACACTGGAATCTATTACTCAG TATTTTATGAAGCCACTACAAATGTTTCTGAGTCAAAATGAAACGAACAGCATCTTCATCAACATTAAG GAGCTCTTGGCTCTTCACCAAGTCTTTCTATCAGAAATGAAGAGTTGCGCCTTGTATAAAAGCCAGCAGAATTTGTACCAAGTATTCCTGCGAAACAAAGAAAA GTTTCTTATTTATGGCACATACTGCAGTCAGGTGGAATCTGCTACTAAGCATCTAGAGAAGACTTCAATGGAGCATGAAGGAGTCAGGATGAAGCTAGAG GAGTGTTCCCAAAGAGCAAATAATGGCCGTTTTTCCTTGAGGGATTTGCTGATGGTACCAATGCAACGTGTACTAAAGTATCATCTCCTCCTGCAG GAGTTGGTGAAACACACAGTGGACCCAACTGAGAAAGACAATCTAAAACTGTCTTTAGATGCGATGAGG GACTTGGCTCAGTGTGTTAATGAAGTGAAGAGAGACAATGAGACACTGAAGCAAATAACAAATTTCCAGCTATCTATCGAGAATCTG ACTGATTCTCTTGCTCAATATGGGAGACCGAAAACTGACGGAGAACTTAAAGTCACCACTATGGAGAGAAAGTCTAAACTGGACAG ATATGCCTTTCTTTTGGACCGAGCACTGTTGATCTGTAAAAGAAAAGGAGATACGTTTGACCTGAAAGAATTTATAAAGCTTCAGAATTTCCAGATTCGGGATGATTCCTCTGGGGACAAAGATAATAAAAAG TGGTCACACATGTTCCTGTTGATTGACGCTCGTGGTACTCTTGGCTATGAACTTTATTTTAAGACCAGAGAACTGAAGAAAAAATGGATGGAACAGTTTGAAATGGCTCT TTCCAATATCTACCCAGACAATGCCCTTGCAAATGGACATGATTTCCAGATGTTTTCATTTGAAGATACAGCTACATGCAAAGCCTGCCAGATGTTACTGAG GGGTCTGTTCTTCCAGGGTTACAGATGTTGCCGCTGCAAAGCTCCAGCACACAAGGAATGTTTGGGTAGAGTACCTTGTTGCGGAAAGCAAG ATTCAGGGTCCTCTACAATTAAAAAG AAGCCAGGCCGGGGAAACAACAACAAAAGGAATGAAACAG GTCTCACCAAAATGGAAGCATGTCAAGAATATGTGGGCATTCCACCACCCCCCATTGCCTTTGGCCCACCTCTGCGAATGGAAAAGGGGGTTATTGTAGAACTGACAAAAGCAGAAGCAGATCAGCATTGGTGGGAG GGCAGGAATACATCCAGCAATGAGATTGGTTTCTTCCCCTGCAGCCATGTTAAGCcttatgtgtgt AACCCAGTACCAGATCTGTCTGTGTATACCTG GTATGCAGGTCCTATGGAAAGAAGAGATGCTGAAGTCCTGCTTGCTAATCGATCTGATGGGACTTATCTGGTCAGACAAAgggtgaaggatgctggggaattCGCTATTAGCATCAA GTTTAACCAGGAAGTTAAACATATGAAGGTTACATCTCAGGGTGGGCTCTGGAGACTCACTGAGAAGAAAGGGTTCAAGGGTCTTACT GACCTTATTGTGTATTACCAACAAAATTCACTAAAAGACTGCTTTAAACTTCTTGACACAATGCTACAAAATCCATTTAAGGAACCAGAAAAGAAAGACAACCCTAAAACTG aaaaaagaatgaaatatttTGGGTCGGCTCGAGCGCGTTATGATTTCTGTGCAAGAGACAGAACAGAACTCTCTCTAAAGGAGGGAGACGTCATTAGGATCCTGAGCAAAAAAGGACAAAATGGCTGGTGGAAAGGAGAAGTGTATGGCAAG GTTGGTTGGTTTCCTGCAAACTATGTAGAGGATGATTTTTCTGAATATTGCTGA